Proteins co-encoded in one Streptococcus pyogenes genomic window:
- a CDS encoding helix-turn-helix transcriptional regulator, with protein MDNILMSLSDWIKEFIEKTVNKLVQMKLDELNAELWTREKVAERLNMSPSTFDKYYRRDKNFPKELPAVRWKKAEIIAWLNNK; from the coding sequence ATGGACAATATCTTAATGAGTTTGTCCGACTGGATAAAAGAATTCATTGAAAAAACAGTTAACAAATTAGTCCAAATGAAGTTAGACGAACTCAATGCAGAATTATGGACCAGAGAAAAAGTAGCAGAGAGGCTTAACATGAGCCCCAGTACTTTTGACAAATACTACAGACGCGACAAAAATTTTCCAAAGGAATTGCCAGCTGTCCGTTGGAAAAAAGCTGAAATCATAGCTTGGCTAAATAACAAATAA
- a CDS encoding helix-turn-helix domain-containing protein: protein MWGKIEALLIEKKMTKYELSQKAGLNQNCLIDLKKGRKKSLKFDDVVKIADVLGVSLDEFR, encoded by the coding sequence ATGTGGGGTAAAATCGAAGCTCTATTAATTGAGAAAAAAATGACCAAATATGAACTGTCACAAAAGGCTGGATTGAACCAAAATTGCTTGATTGATCTAAAGAAAGGAAGAAAAAAATCATTGAAATTTGATGATGTCGTTAAAATCGCCGATGTCTTAGGTGTCAGCTTAGACGAATTTAGATAA
- a CDS encoding phage antirepressor KilAC domain-containing protein, whose translation MNHLINVTLNENQEPVVSARDLHKELKVKTRFSEWVKQNFKILEEGYDFTSVVGTTVVNNGAVREIQDYVLSLDAAKNLAMVSKTDKGKEVRKYFIQVEKDFNSPEKIMARALLMADKKVHKLEAQIEADRPKVLFADAVEASETSILIGDFAKILRQNGYNIGQNRLFAWLRENGFLIRKNGESYNMPTQRSMDMKLFEVKERTHQEPNGSIRISKTTKMTGKGQQYFINKFLNEKVG comes from the coding sequence ATGAATCATCTAATTAACGTAACACTAAACGAAAATCAAGAACCAGTAGTAAGTGCAAGAGACTTACATAAAGAATTAAAAGTCAAAACTCGTTTTAGTGAGTGGGTAAAACAAAACTTTAAAATTCTTGAAGAAGGATATGATTTTACAAGTGTAGTTGGAACTACGGTTGTAAATAATGGGGCTGTCAGAGAAATCCAAGACTACGTTCTCTCACTTGATGCTGCCAAAAATTTGGCAATGGTATCCAAGACTGACAAAGGCAAAGAAGTCCGTAAATACTTCATCCAGGTTGAAAAAGACTTCAACAGTCCTGAGAAAATCATGGCAAGGGCGTTGCTGATGGCTGATAAGAAAGTGCACAAGCTGGAAGCACAAATCGAGGCAGACCGTCCAAAGGTGCTATTTGCTGATGCGGTTGAGGCTAGTGAGACATCTATCTTGATTGGTGATTTTGCTAAAATCTTACGTCAGAATGGTTATAACATCGGTCAAAATCGCTTATTCGCTTGGTTGCGTGAGAATGGCTTCCTGATTCGTAAAAATGGCGAGAGCTACAACATGCCGACACAACGAAGCATGGACATGAAGCTGTTCGAAGTCAAGGAACGGACGCACCAGGAGCCAAATGGCAGTATCCGTATCAGCAAAACTACCAAGATGACAGGTAAAGGCCAGCAGTATTTTATTAATAAATTTTTAAATGAGAAAGTGGGGTAG
- a CDS encoding DNA-binding protein yields the protein MKNIEHIRKEKGVSLVDIADCLRLKSQTVREKINGDSDFKFGEALKVQQTFFPEFDIVYLFKERKESSVG from the coding sequence ATGAAAAACATCGAACACATTCGAAAAGAAAAAGGTGTTTCATTGGTTGATATTGCCGACTGTTTACGGTTGAAATCTCAAACAGTTCGAGAAAAAATTAACGGTGACTCTGATTTTAAATTTGGTGAAGCATTGAAAGTTCAACAAACTTTTTTTCCAGAATTTGATATCGTCTATCTTTTTAAAGAGCGTAAAGAATCATCTGTCGGATGA
- a CDS encoding helix-turn-helix domain-containing protein: MDEKDLKRIIESRYNSVRAFAIENDIPYTTMRSILERGVMNAKAETIFKICDILGINPESFAEEKTDWQATIDLSNLREKVVMFDGKPLSDKDVEKIEAIIKISLGVGNGEDK, encoded by the coding sequence ATGGATGAAAAAGATTTAAAGAGGATTATCGAAAGTAGATATAATAGCGTTAGGGCTTTTGCTATTGAAAATGATATCCCATACACAACAATGCGCTCCATTTTAGAGCGCGGTGTGATGAATGCAAAAGCAGAAACTATTTTTAAAATATGTGATATTCTTGGAATTAACCCAGAAAGTTTTGCTGAAGAAAAAACTGATTGGCAGGCCACTATTGACCTATCCAATCTACGCGAAAAGGTTGTGATGTTCGACGGCAAACCTTTGTCTGACAAAGACGTAGAGAAAATTGAAGCTATTATTAAAATATCTTTAGGAGTAGGGAATGGTGAAGATAAATGA
- a CDS encoding ImmA/IrrE family metallo-endopeptidase — translation MVKINEMLSKYNIKLFEFPDTMWKRSGFYYPDLRIIYVNQNLSQIEKEKVILHELGHIEHDPKQYQRLLLKYENQADRFMIRELIKNYLSSHDVVDFNWLQFATTYQISTTWGQKMIQDEFYKIVSGS, via the coding sequence ATGGTGAAGATAAATGAGATGCTTAGTAAGTACAACATAAAGTTATTCGAGTTTCCCGACACAATGTGGAAAAGGTCAGGGTTTTACTATCCTGACCTTAGGATAATTTATGTCAATCAAAATCTATCACAAATAGAAAAAGAAAAAGTTATTTTACATGAGCTGGGCCATATCGAACACGATCCTAAGCAATATCAAAGATTGCTACTAAAATATGAAAATCAAGCCGATAGATTTATGATTAGGGAATTGATCAAAAATTACTTGTCATCCCACGATGTCGTTGATTTTAATTGGTTACAGTTTGCTACGACATATCAAATATCGACAACGTGGGGGCAAAAGATGATACAAGACGAATTTTATAAGATCGTATCAGGTAGTTAA
- a CDS encoding DUF4041 domain-containing protein, whose amino-acid sequence MKKSDGLPFYFRFWFILIIILLYPFTYGISILFGLGLFLQRQKTYPNLTPSQQKKWNEIKESEIEASAIKNDAYERAAEIKNEASKIAIKTEEEAVKKFNTLVSSGEAKKQNLENDIKSLSSQKKEIEFFIEENSDKSLLSQTTVDFTDNVTSNEIKNELSIVQLNEKELIKLGIAVNSLGATTKVNIAKQSKQLLRAFNAESDYYLSNITIKNVDTYRNKLAKTFETLNKLFEIDGVKISKELLTSKLKQLDILYKYQKQIEIEKELLKAQKEEIREQQKAEKEIQQAKAKLEKEERQFNNEMSKLLKYLNGAQNEIEQQIYADKIKELEDKIKELEKDKEDVLKRESNTRAGYVYIISNIGSFGENVYKIGMTRRLEPMDRINELSSASVPFPFDVHALIFSEDAPALESTLHNYFRNKEVNKVNPRKEFFKVDLQEIKEVVLKEHNNTVHFTDLAVAEQYYESIKKDVVI is encoded by the coding sequence ATGAAGAAATCAGATGGATTGCCGTTTTATTTTAGGTTTTGGTTTATTCTAATTATAATTTTATTGTACCCCTTCACGTATGGTATTTCAATCTTGTTTGGACTGGGGTTATTTTTACAAAGGCAAAAAACGTATCCCAATCTAACACCTTCACAACAGAAAAAATGGAATGAGATAAAAGAGAGCGAAATTGAAGCCTCTGCTATCAAAAACGATGCATACGAGAGAGCAGCAGAAATAAAAAACGAAGCTAGTAAGATAGCTATAAAAACTGAAGAGGAGGCTGTAAAAAAATTCAATACATTAGTATCGAGCGGAGAAGCAAAGAAACAAAACCTAGAAAATGATATAAAGTCGCTAAGTTCTCAAAAAAAAGAAATAGAGTTTTTTATAGAGGAAAACAGCGACAAATCTTTGCTATCTCAGACAACTGTTGATTTTACAGACAATGTCACTTCTAATGAAATCAAAAATGAACTTTCTATTGTGCAGTTAAACGAAAAGGAATTAATAAAGCTTGGCATTGCCGTAAATAGTCTCGGAGCCACAACGAAAGTCAATATAGCCAAACAGTCTAAACAACTGCTACGTGCTTTTAATGCAGAATCTGATTATTATTTATCAAATATAACGATAAAAAATGTAGATACATACAGAAATAAACTCGCTAAAACATTTGAAACACTAAACAAGCTATTTGAAATTGATGGTGTAAAAATCAGCAAAGAATTACTTACATCAAAATTAAAACAACTTGACATATTATACAAATACCAAAAGCAGATTGAAATTGAAAAAGAATTGCTAAAAGCACAAAAAGAAGAAATTAGAGAGCAGCAAAAAGCCGAAAAAGAGATCCAACAAGCCAAAGCTAAACTCGAGAAAGAGGAAAGACAATTCAATAACGAAATGTCTAAACTGCTCAAATATCTAAATGGCGCTCAAAACGAAATTGAACAACAAATCTATGCAGATAAAATTAAAGAGCTTGAAGATAAAATCAAGGAGCTTGAAAAAGATAAAGAGGATGTGCTTAAGCGTGAATCTAACACCCGAGCAGGTTATGTTTATATCATCTCTAATATTGGATCGTTTGGGGAAAATGTATATAAAATCGGCATGACTAGACGGTTAGAGCCGATGGATAGAATCAACGAACTTAGCAGCGCTTCTGTTCCTTTTCCATTTGACGTCCATGCTTTAATTTTTAGTGAAGATGCACCAGCACTCGAAAGCACACTCCACAACTACTTCCGGAATAAAGAAGTTAATAAAGTTAATCCACGGAAAGAATTCTTTAAGGTAGATCTTCAAGAAATTAAGGAAGTTGTTCTTAAAGAACATAATAATACTGTACATTTTACAGATTTAGCTGTTGCAGAACAATACTATGAGTCAATTAAAAAAGATGTAGTCATTTAA
- a CDS encoding tyrosine-type recombinase/integrase codes for MKYNKTKYPNIFWYITLKGKRYYIRRGYYLNGEKKEATESGIKTIQEARLLLAEIERKIENNEFAYNKNLTVDEYWDIYVDNRLKAGVWSPDTYVERTNIFKNHISPKFGNKKMNAINRIEYENYINNLLNTNSRSTVKHIYDVFSIMLNHAVKNKMLDDNIIKFIDIGDSEIKPINKRRSMQEFKAWDKVARKMLDDYDYAMVRITYLGLRRSEVAGIKLGNITFNDKDCAVVKIDESRTRGRKDGGGLKTAYSERYVYLDFETSQLLKKAIDTSIKIAVCNDRILNKADFLFLGDDEKVKPSFVGKPIGSHYIYCLFKKINKNCDVHFTPHMMRHFFATQGQIAGVPIEHMAAALGHSNNYMTSQYTHIKDEVGENVTAAFMGSIK; via the coding sequence ATGAAATACAATAAAACAAAATACCCAAACATATTTTGGTACATTACCTTGAAAGGTAAGCGATACTATATCCGTAGAGGCTATTACTTGAACGGAGAAAAAAAGGAGGCCACTGAAAGTGGCATAAAAACGATACAAGAAGCTCGTTTGTTGCTAGCTGAAATTGAGCGAAAAATAGAAAACAATGAATTTGCTTATAATAAAAATTTGACTGTTGATGAATACTGGGATATATACGTTGATAATAGATTAAAAGCTGGAGTGTGGTCTCCTGACACATACGTTGAGCGCACTAATATCTTTAAAAATCACATCAGCCCAAAGTTTGGCAATAAAAAAATGAATGCTATAAACCGTATAGAATACGAAAACTACATTAACAATCTGCTCAATACCAACTCAAGAAGTACAGTAAAGCACATATATGATGTTTTTAGTATTATGTTAAATCATGCTGTCAAAAATAAAATGCTAGACGATAATATCATCAAATTTATTGACATTGGCGATAGCGAAATAAAACCTATCAACAAACGTAGATCAATGCAAGAATTTAAAGCTTGGGATAAAGTTGCCAGAAAAATGCTTGATGATTATGACTACGCAATGGTTAGGATAACATATCTTGGATTGCGTAGAAGCGAGGTAGCTGGCATAAAATTAGGGAATATAACTTTTAATGATAAAGATTGTGCGGTCGTAAAGATAGACGAATCAAGGACAAGAGGTAGAAAAGATGGCGGAGGCCTAAAGACAGCTTATTCGGAACGATATGTGTATTTAGATTTTGAGACATCACAACTGCTAAAAAAAGCTATTGATACTTCTATCAAAATAGCCGTGTGTAACGATCGCATCTTAAATAAGGCTGATTTCCTATTTTTAGGAGACGACGAAAAAGTAAAGCCATCTTTTGTAGGAAAACCAATCGGTAGCCATTACATCTACTGCTTATTTAAAAAAATTAATAAAAATTGCGACGTTCATTTTACTCCGCACATGATGAGGCACTTTTTTGCTACACAGGGCCAAATAGCCGGTGTCCCAATCGAGCATATGGCAGCGGCTTTAGGTCATTCAAATAATTACATGACTAGCCAATACACCCACATAAAAGACGAGGTAGGGGAAAATGTCACAGCAGCTTTTATGGGCAGCATAAAATAA
- the recX gene encoding recombination regulator RecX: MKITKIEKKKRLYLIELDNDESLYVTEDTIVRFMLSKDKVLDNDQLEDMKHFAQLSYGKNLALYFLSFQQRSNKQVADYLRKHEIEEHIIADIITQLQEEQWIDDTKLADTYIRQNQLNGDKGPQVLKQKLLQKGIASHDIDPILSQTDFSQLAQKVSQKLFDKYQEKLPPKALKDKITQALLTKGFSYDLAKHSLNHLNFDQDNQEIEDLLDKELDKQYRKLSRKYDGYTLKQKLYQALYRKGYNSDDINCKLRNYL, from the coding sequence ATGAAAATCACTAAAATTGAAAAGAAAAAACGCCTCTACCTTATCGAATTGGATAATGACGAATCCCTTTATGTAACAGAAGATACTATTGTTCGGTTTATGTTGAGTAAAGATAAAGTCCTTGACAATGATCAGCTTGAAGACATGAAACATTTTGCCCAACTGTCCTACGGCAAAAATTTAGCCCTTTATTTTCTTTCCTTTCAACAACGCAGCAACAAGCAAGTTGCTGATTACCTGCGCAAGCATGAGATTGAAGAACACATTATTGCTGACATCATCACTCAACTCCAAGAAGAACAATGGATAGACGACACCAAATTGGCTGATACCTACATTCGCCAAAATCAGTTAAATGGTGATAAAGGTCCCCAAGTCTTAAAACAAAAATTATTACAAAAAGGCATTGCAAGTCATGACATTGATCCTATCTTATCTCAAACTGACTTTAGCCAACTCGCTCAAAAAGTAAGCCAAAAACTCTTTGACAAATATCAAGAAAAATTGCCACCAAAAGCCTTGAAAGATAAAATCACCCAAGCATTACTGACCAAAGGCTTTTCATACGATCTAGCTAAACATAGCCTCAATCACCTTAATTTTGACCAAGATAATCAAGAAATAGAAGATCTTCTTGACAAAGAATTAGACAAACAATATCGTAAACTCAGTCGCAAATATGATGGTTATACCTTAAAGCAAAAGCTCTATCAGGCTCTCTACCGAAAAGGCTACAACAGCGACGACATTAATTGCAAGTTAAGAAATTATTTATAG
- a CDS encoding DUF402 domain-containing protein — protein MKLPKEGDFITIQSYKHDGSLHRTWRDTMVLKTTENALIGVNDHTLVTESDGRRWVTREPAIVYFHKKYWFNIIAMIRDNGVSYYCNLASPYMMDTEALKYIDYDLDVKVFADGEKRLLDVDEYEIHKKEMQYSADMDFILKENVKILVDWINHEKGPFSKAYITIWYKRYLELKNR, from the coding sequence ATGAAATTACCTAAAGAAGGCGACTTTATTACAATTCAAAGTTATAAGCATGATGGTAGTTTGCACCGTACTTGGCGCGATACTATGGTACTAAAAACAACTGAAAATGCCCTCATTGGAGTTAATGATCACACTCTTGTCACAGAAAGTGACGGTAGACGATGGGTGACCCGCGAACCTGCAATCGTTTACTTTCATAAAAAATACTGGTTTAACATTATAGCCATGATTCGAGATAATGGCGTCTCTTATTACTGTAACTTAGCTAGTCCATACATGATGGACACTGAGGCCCTTAAATACATTGATTACGATTTAGATGTCAAAGTCTTTGCGGATGGTGAAAAGAGATTACTTGATGTTGATGAATACGAGATTCATAAAAAAGAGATGCAGTATTCAGCCGATATGGACTTTATCCTAAAAGAAAATGTCAAAATATTGGTTGATTGGATTAATCATGAAAAAGGACCATTTTCCAAGGCCTATATCACTATTTGGTACAAACGTTATCTTGAACTGAAGAATCGTTAA